The Lepidochelys kempii isolate rLepKem1 chromosome 11, rLepKem1.hap2, whole genome shotgun sequence DNA segment TGTTGACCTGGATAGATTTGAATTGGCTAGCTCTATAATCCACAGGGCAATTTAGTCGGCTCCCTATTCCTCCTCCCCAAAATACTTTACTTAAAAGGCCCACAGGTATTTGCCTATAGTATCTGAATTATTTCACTGATACGTAATGTCAATATTAGTGTTCTAACGGTGGTGTGTTTTATTTCAGTTGTTAAATCAGAATAAGTATAACGAACAAAAGCCTTTGTAAATGATCACATACCGCTGTTTCCATTTTTTTACCATTGCACCAGACATCCATAGTGTCCTTctctgtaaaaatgagaaaaacaaaaGATACATACCTCTTTATAGACCGAAAAGATATAGAAATTCCAAATGTTTGCCATGAAATTTTAGCTATAACTCCATAAATGTGTTCCAAATAAATAGTAATATCTGAATTACAAAGTTTGTCTCCATAAGGAGAGAGGCTCTCTCATAAGGTTGCAACTAGCTTCTTTTAGAGAGCCCGATTTTTGCCTCCAAAAAATGGTTTAATCAATGTGATTTTTCTGAAACCAAAAAATGTTGTTTCtgcaaagtttgaaaaaaaattaatgatttttGAGTTACTGACTGTAATTTACCATGATTTGCAAGTTACCATGATTTGCAAGTCTGACTTTTGCCTAACTTTTTGGGGGGGATGTCCCTCTAACTAATACACAGCTTGTTAATTACCGTTCAAACTTTTCATGTTCTtaaatttttgaaaactcatgcaCCTTCCTAATTAGAAGGAAATAGGCTGCTACTAAACaattattaatttttgtttgttgtaaagCACTGTTCTAATTACATTACCCAACATAACCTCCTGGAGTACGTTCACTCTAGATTTCATATTTCTGAAACTGTCTTTGTCTGGTAGTGGTTAGTGTCCTAGGATCAAATCATGTTTGCCTCTCCCATGCCATATAAAATCAATCaaaagagcaggatttggctcctaCTCATGGATCCCCCCCGCTCTTTTCATACCACTTGATCTTAATACAGCTTTTGGTACTATCAGTCATTCTATCCTTGAGCCTCTAGAAGAAAACATGTCTCCAGGCCTCTCCTCTCCTAGTCCTGATCCTGCATCATTAATCAATTGAGAGCTTTACCACTAACTTCAATGAGTATAAGAATCGAGTCCCTAATGTGAGCCCTCTACCTGTTACTGaaatgtggggggaagggttatttatttatgtaaatatcAAGGTAAAATGCAAATATAAATACACATCTTGGATCCAAAACATTTCCCATGTTAATTAAAATAAGTTAAAAGACAATTCAGCCACAGGAAGATGTAATACTTATCAAAAAAAGCCATTTTAGAAATAGGCTAGCTGTTTAAATGGTCACATTAAACAAGACAAACTTAGGGTATCACGGTTACCACCTTCAGTTAAGAGTCATTCCCACTGGGAGTAGGCACCAAGATAAAGATGCAGATGCAAAAAGTAGGTTctaaatacttctgaaaattttcccCAAGTGACTTGACCGAGGTCACATAGGAACTTTGtggtgaagcagggacttgaacctagagTTCCTAAGTCCTAGAAAAGGCATATAAGATTATATAAAAAGCACAGTGACGAGAACTAACTCAATATTAACTCACCTAACACAACTCTACAATCCATACCATCCAAGCTCAATATCCAAGTATTTGTTGTTTTTGACCGGTTCTCCAGGTACTTCTTGAGGCTTTTCCCATTGATCTCCAATGTATACTCGTACGCAAAACCACTGACTGCATCAATGTTAATGGTAGCCTTTGTTTTGGCTGCTCCAACTGTAAATGTTTCTTTACCCACTAGTTTGAACATCCACTCTTTTCTTATTTCTTCCTgaagaataaaataattaaaaagaagaaaatgagtGTTAATAAAAAGTCAAATATTTTTGTCTCATTATGGAAAATATCAAGCTAAGTAGCATATGGAGGAACTGGTGCAAACTACTGTCACGGTATCAGATCCAGGACCTGTAGCAAGATATGCATAGTCTCATCAATGTCAGTGGGGTTCTCGAAACAGAAGGATGCATTTGTGTGCAGGATCTGAGCTGTAGCATGTGAGAATGCATGGCAGGTATCAGACATTAATCCCTATTAGTATTTCTACAAACTCACACTGTAAGACAGGGGTAGTCTATTTTTTgttaaggtccaaatttcttggtcaaggtatagaaAAAGtctagactccagagaaaataataaagaaagatgataagtaaataaaaagatttcagggtctgtt contains these protein-coding regions:
- the FAIM gene encoding fas apoptotic inhibitory molecule 1 isoform X2, which encodes MTDLVAVWEVALSDGVHKIEFEHGTTSGKRVVYVDGKEEIRKEWMFKLVGKETFTVGAAKTKATINIDAVSGFAYEYTLEINGKSLKKYLENRSKTTNTWILSLDGMDCRVVLEKDTMDVWCNGKKMETAGEFVEDGTETHFSVGDHDCCIKAVSSGKRREGIIHTLIVDDREIPEVLE